The Methanosarcina acetivorans C2A genome includes the window GTCAGAAGAAGAGCAAGTCGGCAAACCCTTTTCATACCCAGGGCTTCTTTGAGATTTGAAAGGGTTCCGGACGCCTTTGCAGTGCCTCTTATGGCAGCATCCACCTTTCTTGAAACCAGGAGTTCGGAAAGGACTTTTTCGGGGTCTTTAGTATCCACAACCTCAAGGTCTGTCCCGATCCTGTCAATCTCTTTTTTGTCTCCCACAAGGACAACCTGTGCATATCCCAGGACCTGAGCTCTCCATGCACTCTCAAGAGTTTTGGGATTCGGGTCCCTGATTCCCATAGCTACTCTTGCCCTGTTCATTCGGGCTCGTGCTTCGATAGCCTCGAGGAGGGCATACATGCCGTTCTTTTCCATATCTATCCAGACTTTTATGTAAGATTTGAAGTAGTTCAAAGAAAAACAAACACAAACATTAATTAATTTTGCCCTTCCCGAGTTTTGCCAGCAGAGTTGCGGCTCTGCAGTACGCTGTCCTTTTCGCTCCACTTCGTTTCGCTCAAGAGGACTACTTAATGGGTCTTAGTAGCAAGATGTGCTCAAAAGGACTAACTTTTGGGCAGTTAACGTTGTTTAGGGTGGAGGAATGAATTATATGTTACGTTTTTTTCCTGAAATGGGTGCTGGAAAATGTGAGGATTGAGTTTCTTGAAGAAAATGCAAGATTGAAGCACAGGATCTGGTCGGCAGAACTCCGGGTTGAAAACCTTGAGAAAATAGTTCATTCTAAAATTTTCCTGAATCAAAACAGAATTAGCGGGAGGTTGATAGAACTTTTCGAAAAAAGGGATTATGAAGCAATAGAGGAGTATCTGAGTGAAGTTCTAACTCTTGAAACGCAGATAGAGAAAAACGGGAAAACAGTAGAGGACATCGAGGAAATTGTACTTGCAGAAGGGGGTTTGAATGGAAGATGGCTGTGTATTATCATTCAATACTTCATGCCAAAAGCATGAAGTATTGTGTATTGGACGCGTTGAACAAAAAGAACAGTGTTCCTAATGGGCTGAAGTTCTTGCAGCTGAGAAGTACTACACTGAAAAATCCAGGTATGAAAGGGGAGTTCAGGAAGAAGAGGACGAAGCCAAAGCAGAGGAACGGAAGGAGCTGTATAATCAACACAAAGAGACTCCTGCCGATCAAGTGAACGCTGGAACAATTGACTGGAAACAGATTGAAGGCGTTTTCGATATGAGGTCTGACAGAATCGCAAAAAATTACGTTACCTCTCGTATTAAATAAGAGGGGCTAATCTGTTGCATGAACTGTGCAAAGTGGACCAGGGATGAGATCTGCAAGGAATCTAAACAAAGTACTGACGCTTCGTTCACCTGCAGAAACTTCTCAAAAAGGTGATACATGAAATGACGACGCGGCAGATACTCTGGATACTAAACCAGCATCCATTCCATTCCAGACTTCCGGATCAAACACCCGGGCCCTGAAGCGTATAATTTTCCTTCAGAACCTGTTCATAATTCTCCTTGAGCTGATCCCAAAACTCAAAAATCGCTTCGTTGAATCTCGATATTGGAATAATCAATCGAGCTATTGATTACGAAAGTAGTTATGAAACTCTTATGCATGTGGAAATAATATTGTTTTTGGGATAGGCTCCTTGTATAGGACTCATACTGGAAACCACCTGAGCCGAATCCGTAAGCTCATTATATGAACAAGACCGAGTGTATCACGCAGGTTCGTATCCTTACCTTAAGGGTCAGATGTGCGATTGGGTCTCTGGTGAAAGTGAATCACCTGATAGAATCGATACTCTTGTATGGACAATCACGGAACTGATGGGAAAAGAACCTCACGTACAGGCTGCTATGACCTGGGACGGCGTTGGCGTGGTAGGGAGGTTTCAGAACATAAATAACATGAAAGCATTGATTAAAACATGAAGATTATCTGTAGATGCGGACAGATAACAGAAGCAGACAACATAGAATGTGATCTCGGGGGCTTTTGTAGTACTGTAAGTCATTTATTCGTGTGCCCTAATTGTGGAGAGGTATATTACATTTCGATCACTCAAAAGAGATCTCACATTGTTGAAGTTAACTTTCCTTTTTATAGTCGGTTTCCAAAACCGACACCATAAAACTTTTTTCATTCTTCAAATCTATCATTTCTCCAAAAAAATCTCAACTCCCTCCCGTCGGTGCGACCCTGGGTCAAATCAGTTCTGATGAGTATGCAAACTACACCAGAACGTTAGACTGGCTTAAAAATACAAAGAACAAGATGCCTATAACAACAAGATGCCTGTAACAGATTCGGCTCTCAGGGAAGACTCTTTCAACGTAGACCCACTGATCAAGGGCACAATTGTTCCTTATGAAGAACGTTTTGTTGCAGGACTATAACATCAAGACTGCCGACAATAAACGGTTTGTTCAGGCAACAGATGACATCACTGCTTATCTGAAAGAAATCGCTTTGATGGAGGCCTTCCGGGAAGATGCCAAGGACCTCCTGATCCTGACAGGTCACAGTTACTGGCGCCGGGACTATTAGCCAGGATCTGAGCAGCTGGCAAGACTGGCCAAGCTAGATCCTGCATCCATGAAGACCTATACTGATCCCTGGGACAGCAATATTGTTGCATACTATCAGCACGTCGAGGTTCCGGAAAGTTAGACCGTAGACTCGACTACAAAAACAGTGGGTTGCTGGTTTATCCCTGAAGGCTTCCTTACATCCAGGGGGAGTTCGAAGATGAAAAGGCAAGGGAGATTTTCGACCAGCTCGCACAGAAGTATAAGATTCAGGACAAGCAGAACTTCAGAGTATATTCGGCCGGTAGGATCATTGCCATGCACAGAGTCAAACCTGGAGATCCTGCCTCACCTGGAGATACTGTCCCTATTGACAGCGTAGTTCTAGCTATCCAGCTGAAGAGATTGCTCCTCGTCAACAGCTCTAATCTTGTTTTCAGAGTTCTCAGCCCGTTCATTCATGTTGTTTCTGGAACACTTTTTGAGATTACTGATTACGAAGGCAACAAGAGACCGCTTGCAACTCCTGAAAGTACTAACGCTTTTTCTATATGATCAGCTACGGATAGTACTCCCCGGATGTCTTCTTTTTTGGAATTCGTCTATTTTCCATAAGTGGCCTTGAGCTTGCGGTAGATCTAGGCAGCGTAGGTAATTGAATATTATAAAAATCTCTGACACCAGTTAATTTAGCTTTTACAGACATCGGGGCAATGTCGGAACTTTCAAGCGATTCCCGAAACTCGCGCAACTCATTGAAAATTCGTCTTTCCCTCATCAACTTATCGGATCTGATATCTTCTTCTGACTCTATGATAATTTGTTCTGGAGTCTTCCCTACGATCTCGGTGTAAGCTCATAAGCTGTCGGTGTACCCTTCTCTGGTTTTTTTCTTTGCACCGATACCGGACAGCCAATTTTTTATATACGAATCTTCAATTAGTTCTTTAGTATTCATGCTGTTTTCACCTACTCACTAACTTTATTAATTTAGATAAGGTTTCATATAAGGAAATTTTCTTATTGGTATGGTTTAAGATGATGTCGGCAATCGAATGGGCTGAAAAATACCGACCCCGGACCCTTGAGGATGTCGTGGGGAACAAGAAAGCAGTGCGGGATTTCAGGGCATGGGCTGAGGAATGGCAGTCCCGGATTCCTGAAACGAGAGCAGTGATCCTCTACGGGCCTGCAGGGATAGGAAAGACTTCAAGTGCTCATGCTCTGGCCAGGGATATGGATTGGGATGTTATCGAACTCAATGCGAGCGACCAGAGGACTGCAGGGGTTATTGAGAAGATTGCTGGCTCTGCAGCGTCAATGAATACTCTTTTTGGGAGCAAGAGGCTCATTATCCTTGATGAGGCGGACAATATCCACGGGACTGCAGACCGGGGCGGGATGAGGGCGATTTCCGGAATCATAAAAGGAACACTTCAGCCGATTGTGCTTATTGCAAATGACATTTATGGGTTAACACCCACAATCCGGAACCTTTGCCTGGAAATAAAGTTCGGATCCGTACAGAGCCGTTCTATGGTCCCTGCTTTGAAAAAGGTCTGTGGGGCTGAGGGAGTTTATTGCAGCCAGGAAGCTCTCCTGCAGATTGCAGAAAATGCGGGAGGAGATTTCAGGAGTGCCATAAATGACCTTCAGGCTGCAGCGAGCGGGAAGGAAAAGCTCGAAGTTGAGGATATCGGGACTGCGGGCAGGGATGTCAAGGAGAATATCTTTAAGGCGATGCAGAAGATCTTTAAAAGCACTGACTGTAAAAAGGCGCTTGAATCGGCATACGGGCTTGATGAAAGTCCTGAAGACCTTGTGCACTGGATTGATGAAAATTTGCCTATCCAGTATGCTCGCAAGGACGGAAACCTCGAAGATATAAAGACGGGATTTGGCTACCTTTCAAAAGCAGACCTCTATCTGGGACGTGTAAAAAAGCGCCAGAATTACAGGATGTGGAGATATGCCAGCATGCTCATGGTCTGCGGGGCTGCCCTTTCAAAAACAAAACCGTATCCGGGCTTCATCAAATATCAGCAGCCTTCACTCTGGAGACGGCTCGGACAGACCCGTTCGAAGCGGGACATGCGGGACAATATTGCTTCGAAAATCGGGGAGCACAGTTTTGAGTCAATGCACTACTCCAGGAACAACCTCCTCGGGCTTTATTCCCGCATGCTGAAGGACGAGGAATCTGCAGTGGAAGTTACCGCAAATCTCGGACTTGAGCTTGAAGAACTGATGTACCTTACAGGAAGTGCAAAGGCAAGCAAAAAACTGCAGAAAATTTATGACAAGGCGCAGAAACTTCTTGAAGAGGGTAAGAATGAAACTGCAGACCCGGACTTTTTTAAGGCTCCTGTGCCTGCAGTGGACAACAAGCAGAGAACCCTCAGCTGCCCTGTTATAATTCAGGAGGAAGAAGAGAAACCTCAAAAGGAAGGTTCTGCCGGCAAATCTGATCCTCCTGGCCCCCACAGCTCGGAAAGAAAGCAGAAAACCCTTAACATGGGATTTGACTCCCTGCTTGAGACCTCCGAAAAGAAAGAAAATTCGGAGAAAAAAGAGAATTCCGGGTATCTACTGGTGGATGATCCGAAACCTGCAGAAAAGAATTTATTTTCTTTTTCCCCCTCTCTGCTGGAAAAGAAAAACTTTTCCGAATCTGTAGAGCAGAAAACCTCCTCTAAGCCTTCGAAAAAGGGGAATCCGGCTAACAATGAGCCTTCAAAACAAAAGATATTGGATAAAGTTACACCTACCGAAAGTGTGCAGGATAATGCAGGAGATGGGGCAAAGAAAGCCGAGCCTAAAAACCAGAAGACACTTTTTGACTTTTAAATCATTATAGAGCGTTAATCGCTTATTTTTTTCCGGGTTGGAGAATTCGGAAAAATTCTTTTTTGTTTGCCTCACACTTTCTTTAAAGCTTCCTTTCTGAAGAGAGCCATCTCAGGCAAGTTTAAGCTTTGCATCTTACTCTGCTTCAGATTTAAAAGGACAAGGGCACAGGTTGGATTTTTTGCTATTTATACAGCGGGCAGACGGATTCGGAGCTTACAAATAATACTTACTGCTGCTAAAGAGAAATTGAAGTTTTATGTGAGCGGAACTGAGAGATTGACTTGAATGAAAGAAGAAGTTGCTGGTGGCGGGGGAAGTTTGGACTGGAGTTCGCTCACATATAATACAATATAATTGTAGATATAAAAACTTTTTTAATATATTTATGGAATATTGGTTTGTGCCTGATTTCAGGCATTTTGAAAGCAAAGTTCTCTCTTACTCCTCTCTTTTTTCATCATGCTCTTCTATTTACTGGTAATCTTATAGATTTTCTGGTTTCTCCGACCATTTTTCTGGATATATTCCAGTTACTAAACCTTTATCCCAGCCATTAAACCGATATCCCGGATGAAAAATTTCAAAATAGTTAAGAAAAGATGAGATGATAAAGAAAAGTTAAGAAGAGTCTAACAATGTTAAGAAATGTTGAGATCATAATGCTACTATCGAACAAAGTTGAGAAAAGAGTCGAGAGAAAAGTTCGTGAGCGGGTTTGGGGAGTTTGGGGAATAGTTGGGGGAATAGTTGGGGAATATGGGTTTGGGGTTATACTATGGAAAAGAGGCCCGCTCACTAAGCATGAGTAGATATTACATACTATAAATAGCTTTCGATAATATTCATAATAAATTATAATTACAGTCTGATAGTGGTTTATTTCTCAAACCGTTTCTCAACATAGTTTTTCTCTGGAAAATAGGCGTAATCCGGCCAAAAAAATCAGGGTTATTAATGACACTGTAGGAAACACAGGTAGGAAAGAATAGTACTGATCTTACGTTTGCTAAACATGAGCCACCCGAGTTGTGCCACCCGAGTTGTGCCACCCGAATTGCGCCTCGGGAGTACGCGGTCCTTTTCGCTCCACTTCGTTTCGCTCAAGAGGACTACTTGATGGGTTTGCAGTGAAATTCGCTCAAGGGAACAACTGGTTGCAGTAGCGAGCTTCTTTCAGAGGGGCCTAATTTTCAGTCGATTAATAATTAAGTATTACTTGATATCACCCTGAAGTCCTCTTGAATTCGGAAAAACTGAATTGAGTTATGGATTGGTTTTTACGGTTCCACCGAATAAATATTTCATGAGAATTTAGTGCCTTCCGGATAGTATCCTGAAAATCGTATATTATAAAAAACAATATAATTAAACAAAATAAGTAGGTTATATTAGAAGAAGTATGAGCGGGTTGGGGAGTATGAATTGGGGTGTTGGGGGGTTGGGGTTATCTTACAAAAGAGAGACCCGCTCACATATTACATCATGCTAATCTCGTATAAATATTTTTTGCTTGTAAGAACTCCGTTTCAAAAGATGCAGAAAGAATGTCTGCAAAGGTAGAACTTTTTATACTCTCAAAAGGGCCACTTAAAAATATTACTTCTGTCTCAATCTTCATCAGCCCGGATCCAGAATAGGAAGAGAGAACCGAGGGAAATAAAATTATTATCATTGCTGGTAATGTTCTGAGCCTTCTCCAAACAAAAGACATATATATAACTAGTGACATGTTGGAGTTGCATTTCAGGCAACTGCTTGTAAGGCAAGCATCTAAAAAATGTCACTAATAGCAAACTGGGCTCGTGGTCTAGTCGGTCATGACATCGCCTTTACACGGCGGGGATCCTGAGTTCGAATCTCAGCGGGCCCACTGATCTTTTTTAGTAAAACTATTTGTCAGGACTGGTCAGTTTTTTTTATATAGAAGTAGCTCATATTTGTATTATTGAATAGCAACCGCAGGTTAGATTTCCCTTTTAGAACTTAATACATTATATAATACTGATATTGTTATATAGAAAGGGAAACGATAAAGATTAGAATCTTTGTTACCTACAAAAAGATACGCTTTAATATATTTTGAAAGCGTTGACTCTTACAAAGATTATTTTGAATCTACAGTGGGGGAGGAGTTAGTATTGAAGAGAAGAAGCAGGACGGATATAGCAGTAGATATTTTAAGAGTTGCGATGAACGGGGCAAAGAAAACACATATCGTATATGAGGTAAATCTTAACTTTAACATTGCTCAGAAGTATCTTGAAATGTTAAAGGAAAAAGAGCTTATCAGGCACGAAAACGGTGTTTTCATTACAACAGATAAAGGGAAAGTTTTCCAGGAAATGGCTAAAGAGCTTAAACTTTAAGAAGCTTCCTTTCCTCAGTTAAATTTTTCAAGTTGTTTATCTGTTTTCCTTTTAATTTATTTTCTTTTATTTCTTTGTTTTTCGTGCTTTCTATTTTTCGGTCTTTCCGGTTTTCGATCGTCCACGATTCATATATTGACGTCTTCCATTATTCTTTAACATTGACGTCTTCCATTATTTTTCAACATTGACCTCTTCCATTATTTTTCAACATATTAATTAATAAGTTCGAAAGTGGCAACTCTCCCAAGTGAGGGTAAGGGATGAGTTGTGGCTTCAAAAAGTTATCCTGACTTTAGAAATAGGAATCGTGACTTCAAAAGGGACCCGGCAGTCCGGCAGTAAATCACATTGGGATTAATTAAGGAACAATCCTTCTGAACAGTTATGCGCCCCCGTATATATAACGGCATTTGGAAACATATATATTATGGCGATGAGGGCACTTTTTTTGAACTGCACACTGAAAAAATCACCTCAAATCTCGAACACCCGCGCGCTTGTGGATAAGGCTGTGATAATTTTTAAAGAGCTTGGGGTTGAAAGTGAGGTCATAAGGATTGTTGACCACAATGTAGCCTTCGGAATTTCTTCAGATGAAGGAAACGGCGATGAATGGCCTTTTATCCTTCACAAAATTAAAGCCTGCGATATCCTTGTTATAGCAACTCCCATCTGGTTTGGGGTACTCTCTTCGGTATCCAAGCTGGTAATAGAGAGGCTGGATGGGACATATATGGAAGGAGATCCCGAAACCGGGCAGTATCCCCTCTACGGAAAGGTTACAGGAGTCATCGTTACAGGAAACGAAGACGGAGCACACGATGTATGTTCAACCATACTCTTCAGCCTTACACACCTCGGTTGTACCGTTCCTCCAAATGTGGACTGTTACTGGGTGGGAGATGCGGGTCCCGGGCCCAGTTATATAGATGCAGGAGGGGATAAGCACCTTTATACTAACCGGACAGTAAGATATATGGCACATAATCTTGTATACTTCGCAAAACTTCTAAAAGAAAATCCTATCCCTACCAATTTAAAAAAGCTTGACGAGGAGGCTAGGAAGGTAAGTAACTGAAGCCATGCCGGCCTGAAAAGCCATAAATTGTTTTATTTTTTCAAAAAGCCTCTATACTTTTGACCAGGGGAATACTTTACTGAGGGGGAATATTTTATGAGGAGACGGAGGGTGTTATTTGACTGAAGAGGATAAATCGACTATAAAACTTAAGGTTGCAGAAGCCGATCAAAGGGATGTCGGAAAAGGGATTGTCCGAATCGACGAAAGATTCAGGGAAAAACTTGGCCTGAAGCCCTTTGATGTTGTGGAGATTAAAGGAGGGAAATCAACTTCCGCCCTTATAGGCCGTCCTTATCCCAGTGATGCCGGGCTTGATATCATCCGCATGGACGGACTAATCCGCACCAATGCAAAAACCAGTATAGGGGAATATGTGGACATCCGCAAAGCAGACTGGAAAGAGGCAAAGAGTGTAACCTTTGCTCCTGTAGCCCAGGGCATGCAGATCTATGCCCCAAGTGAAACCCTCAAAGCCGTATTTATGAACCGCACGGTTTCAAAAGGGGATTTCATTTCCACCACAAGCCTCAGAAGGTCCAGGGAAAGGGAGACTTTTGGGAAAGGGGTCATGTTTGAAGATTTCTTTCAGGACTTTTTCGGGCAAGGCTTCGGACCATCTTTCGGGCTTGGAGAAATTAAACTACAGGTAGTGTCTACCGCTCCTGCGGGAATAGTTAAGATTACGGATATGACACAGGTAGAGCTCCTGCCGGAAGCTATGGAAATAATCTCCGAACAAAATATCCCTACTGTTATGTATGAGGACCTGGGAGGGCTCAAGGACGCCATCAGCAAGGTAAGGGAAATGATAGAACTGCCCCTGAAACACCCTGAGCTCTTTGACAGGCTTGGAATCGATGCTCCGAAGGGTGTACTGCTGCAAGGCCCACCCGGAACGGGCAAGACGATGCTTGCAAAAGCAGTTGCTAACGAGTCGGATGCCTATTTCATTTCCATCAACGGCCCGGAGATAATGTCCAAATACTACGGGGAATCCGAGAGGGCAATTCGGGAGATCTTTGAGGATGCCGAAAAGAATGCGCCTGCAATTATCTTCCTGGATGAAATTGACTCGATCGCCCCTAAGAGGGCTGAAGTGACCGGAGAAGTAGAAAGGAGAGTCGTTGCCCAGCTTCTTTCCCTGATGGACGGGCTTAAGGCCCGCAAGAATGTTATTGTCATAGGGGCAACCAACCGTCCTGAAGCCCTTGACATTGCACTCCGCCGTCCGGGAAGGTTTGATAGGGAAATTGAACTGAGGGTTCCGGATACGGAAGGAAGGCTTGAGATTTTCCAGATCCACACAAGGGGTATGCCTCTTGCCGATAATGTTAACCTGATGGACTTTGCCCAAATAACCTACGGGTTTGTGGGGGCCGACATTGCTGCACTCTGCAGGGAAGCAGCCATGAGTGCACTTAGACGGATTTTGCCGAAAATTAACCTCAACGAACCTGAAATTTCAAAAGAGATCCTTGATGCCCTGCAAGTCACAAGGGAAGACTTTGAAAATGCCCTGAAAGATGTCCAGCCATCAGCCATAAGAGAAATCCTGATAGAGGTCCCCAATGTCAGCTGGGAAGATGTGGGCGGTCTTGAAAGAGTAAAAGAGCTTCTGAAAGAGGTTGTGGAATGGCCTCTGAAGAACCCTGAGTCATACAGGGATATAGGGGTTGAAGCTCCTAAAGGCGTGCTCCTGTATGGGCCTCCGGGTACCGGAAAGACCCTGCTTGCAAAAGCCATTGCCCACGAGTCCGATGCCAATTTTATAACTGCCAAGGGCAGCGACCTGCTTTCCAAATGGTATGGAGAGTCCGAAAAGAGGATTGCAGAAGTCTTTACGCGGGCAAGGCAGGTTGCTCCATCCATTATTTTCCTTGACGAACTTGATTCGCTTGCTCCTATCCGCGGGACTTCCGTAGGCGAGCCTCAGGTTACAGCCAGGATCCTTAACCAGCTACTCTCCGAGATGGACGGGCTTGAAGAACTCAGGGCTGTTGTAGTAATAGGGGCAACCAACCGACCTGACATAATAGACCCTGCCCTGCTCAGACCCGGGCGTTTTGATGAGCTGATCCTTGTCCCTGTTCCGGATGAGGGAGCCCGCAGGGAAATTTTCAGGGTCCATACAAAAAATATGGCACTTGCAGAGGATGTTGATATTGAAAAACTCGTTTCTTTTACAGACCAGTATACAGGTGCCGACATTGCAGCTGTGTGTAAAAAAGCAGGACGGCATGCGCTGCGGGAGGATCTGCACGCAAAAAAAGTCAGACAGAAACACTTCCTGCAAGCGATTGAAGAAACGGGACCATCGGTCACTCCTGATACGATGAAATACTATGAGGCAATAAAGGGGGAACTGAGAAAAAGGAAGTCTAAGGAAATAGAAAATCCCTATTATGTATAAGTATGAGAGGAAACTCTATCATGTGTGTTCATAGAGGAGTCTTTTTAATTTTTTCTGGTTTTTCTTCAATTTCAAGACAACCACAAAATTTTATCCCAATTTGAGCAAATCAATTCACTCATTTAAAAATGTGAGTCTTTTTAATTTTTTCTGGTTTTTCTTCAATTTCAAGACAACCACAAAATTTCATCCCAATTTGAGCAAATCAATTCACTCATTTAAAAATGTTGATTCATTTACACAAGCATTCACCAAAATTTTCCAAATTGTGGAACTATTTTTGTGGGAATTTCCGACAGCTACAGCTATAAGCCATCAAGTTTAAGAACTAATTATTCTCCAATTCTAGCATTATCCATATTGGAATCTTGCTCTCATTAAAGGTGAGAAACCTTTCCATTTTCCAGTGCTGAAACACCGTTTGTTGAAAAAAGTAAATAGATTGTAACAAAAATTAGTTAGTCCATTATTGGTTTTGAATGACCTCGCTTTGTCTACTATATCACATATCAAAGAAAATATCTGTTCCATTGTATTATCTGTCTCAGGTGTAAAACCTTTTTTCAAGAAGCTCACATTCTTGCTGAAAATCTCTTCGGCATAAGAAATCGCTTTATGAGACGCTTCAGAAAGTTCAAGATCAGAGTTAAATTCTCGTATCTTCTGAATATGCGCAACAGCACTGATAACCGTATCAGAAAGTATCAATTGAGATATCTCATTGTAGGTAATCTTATCGTTATCTGGAATCTCTTCAATAGAACTGAATTCCTCATAATACCTCTTACTAACGTTTTTTAATTGATGAAACACACAAAAAGAATGAGTCACTTCAGGAAAGACCATTTTTACGGCTCCAATGATCGCTTTATCCTCATCAGAAACAATCTTTTTGATTTTATCTTCAGGAAATCGGTTCTTTATTCGTATAAAAAGAGGCATCAGAGCCTCAATTGTTGGTAACCTCTCAGTTACTTCAAAATCTAAAATGACCTTCTCTTTGGTAGCAACAACGTAAACAGATTTATATCGCATTTTTTTCCATTCTTTCTTTGTGAGTTTCGTTCCAATAAATTCTTCAAGCTTTTTTTTCCATCCATTCTTGATCCAATTCCCATCAACATACAATGTTTCTTCAAAGCTAACTCCTTGGTTCAAAAGTTCTTGCTTTGAAAGTTTTGCTAGTTTCTGTTCATATAACCACAATGAAGTGGGACAAGGAGCTCTTCCACAGACATTTATTACTCCTTCTGTATATGTTTCCCCAATTCGCCGAGAATTGTGCAGACTGCATCGTCCATCGTATCTGACATTTATTTGTGTATCATAATATTCAGAACTGTAATTTGCAGAACCCTGAACACCAATAACCTGATCATGATAATGTTTCTTACAAGTGGGACAAAGCCAGTATGTAACATTGAGAGATATAGTGCCGTAACGTGATATAATAAAACGAGTGTGATGAGAGTTAACATGTAATTTACTTCCACAACTATCACACTGAGTAGGGGAGAATATAGAGAACATGGGATAGTATCGATTTCC containing:
- a CDS encoding replication factor C large subunit, giving the protein MMSAIEWAEKYRPRTLEDVVGNKKAVRDFRAWAEEWQSRIPETRAVILYGPAGIGKTSSAHALARDMDWDVIELNASDQRTAGVIEKIAGSAASMNTLFGSKRLIILDEADNIHGTADRGGMRAISGIIKGTLQPIVLIANDIYGLTPTIRNLCLEIKFGSVQSRSMVPALKKVCGAEGVYCSQEALLQIAENAGGDFRSAINDLQAAASGKEKLEVEDIGTAGRDVKENIFKAMQKIFKSTDCKKALESAYGLDESPEDLVHWIDENLPIQYARKDGNLEDIKTGFGYLSKADLYLGRVKKRQNYRMWRYASMLMVCGAALSKTKPYPGFIKYQQPSLWRRLGQTRSKRDMRDNIASKIGEHSFESMHYSRNNLLGLYSRMLKDEESAVEVTANLGLELEELMYLTGSAKASKKLQKIYDKAQKLLEEGKNETADPDFFKAPVPAVDNKQRTLSCPVIIQEEEEKPQKEGSAGKSDPPGPHSSERKQKTLNMGFDSLLETSEKKENSEKKENSGYLLVDDPKPAEKNLFSFSPSLLEKKNFSESVEQKTSSKPSKKGNPANNEPSKQKILDKVTPTESVQDNAGDGAKKAEPKNQKTLFDF
- a CDS encoding winged helix-turn-helix domain-containing protein; translated protein: MLPTKRYALIYFESVDSYKDYFESTVGEELVLKRRSRTDIAVDILRVAMNGAKKTHIVYEVNLNFNIAQKYLEMLKEKELIRHENGVFITTDKGKVFQEMAKELKL
- a CDS encoding flavodoxin family protein, encoding MAMRALFLNCTLKKSPQISNTRALVDKAVIIFKELGVESEVIRIVDHNVAFGISSDEGNGDEWPFILHKIKACDILVIATPIWFGVLSSVSKLVIERLDGTYMEGDPETGQYPLYGKVTGVIVTGNEDGAHDVCSTILFSLTHLGCTVPPNVDCYWVGDAGPGPSYIDAGGDKHLYTNRTVRYMAHNLVYFAKLLKENPIPTNLKKLDEEARKVSN
- a CDS encoding CDC48 family AAA ATPase, whose amino-acid sequence is MTEEDKSTIKLKVAEADQRDVGKGIVRIDERFREKLGLKPFDVVEIKGGKSTSALIGRPYPSDAGLDIIRMDGLIRTNAKTSIGEYVDIRKADWKEAKSVTFAPVAQGMQIYAPSETLKAVFMNRTVSKGDFISTTSLRRSRERETFGKGVMFEDFFQDFFGQGFGPSFGLGEIKLQVVSTAPAGIVKITDMTQVELLPEAMEIISEQNIPTVMYEDLGGLKDAISKVREMIELPLKHPELFDRLGIDAPKGVLLQGPPGTGKTMLAKAVANESDAYFISINGPEIMSKYYGESERAIREIFEDAEKNAPAIIFLDEIDSIAPKRAEVTGEVERRVVAQLLSLMDGLKARKNVIVIGATNRPEALDIALRRPGRFDREIELRVPDTEGRLEIFQIHTRGMPLADNVNLMDFAQITYGFVGADIAALCREAAMSALRRILPKINLNEPEISKEILDALQVTREDFENALKDVQPSAIREILIEVPNVSWEDVGGLERVKELLKEVVEWPLKNPESYRDIGVEAPKGVLLYGPPGTGKTLLAKAIAHESDANFITAKGSDLLSKWYGESEKRIAEVFTRARQVAPSIIFLDELDSLAPIRGTSVGEPQVTARILNQLLSEMDGLEELRAVVVIGATNRPDIIDPALLRPGRFDELILVPVPDEGARREIFRVHTKNMALAEDVDIEKLVSFTDQYTGADIAAVCKKAGRHALREDLHAKKVRQKHFLQAIEETGPSVTPDTMKYYEAIKGELRKRKSKEIENPYYV
- a CDS encoding transposase, translated to MGKGNIAIDKSMIKTIVDGKIIIPLPKVLVGNRYYPMFSIFSPTQCDSCGSKLHVNSHHTRFIISRYGTISLNVTYWLCPTCKKHYHDQVIGVQGSANYSSEYYDTQINVRYDGRCSLHNSRRIGETYTEGVINVCGRAPCPTSLWLYEQKLAKLSKQELLNQGVSFEETLYVDGNWIKNGWKKKLEEFIGTKLTKKEWKKMRYKSVYVVATKEKVILDFEVTERLPTIEALMPLFIRIKNRFPEDKIKKIVSDEDKAIIGAVKMVFPEVTHSFCVFHQLKNVSKRYYEEFSSIEEIPDNDKITYNEISQLILSDTVISAVAHIQKIREFNSDLELSEASHKAISYAEEIFSKNVSFLKKGFTPETDNTMEQIFSLICDIVDKARSFKTNNGLTNFCYNLFTFFNKRCFSTGKWKGFSPLMRARFQYG